The following proteins are encoded in a genomic region of Thamnophis elegans isolate rThaEle1 unplaced genomic scaffold, rThaEle1.pri scaffold_46_arrow_ctg1, whole genome shotgun sequence:
- the LOC116523552 gene encoding mas-related G-protein coupled receptor member H-like, with amino-acid sequence MDMASLSPFTVLPQINATFTGKNRTFYDSGINEEVLIFAIFTILFCVLGMSGNGLVIWLLGSSVKRNTFAIYIINLSVADFGFLTFEMIIETHWLFTHLYCDFPYELFQMGMLLMYSTGQFLLTVISIDRCVSVLFPIWYRCHRPVHLFTTVCAVIWAISFILSSIHFTMIAVDGFGNSYTLMYQFIINAVLCLPLMTISSVALFIKIGFISKSQRRRKLLTAILLTLFFFLVLAFPLNAFYFILYAFKYIHPNLVHYGYLCTCINSGINPVIYYLVGRQRGKTQKGIKDLFQKVFKEEELSTDELETSEGSKI; translated from the coding sequence ATGGATATGGCATCCCTCTCCCCTTTCACTGTCTTACCACAAATCAATGCAACATTCACTGGCAAAAACAGAACCTTTTATGATTCTGGCATAAACGAAGAAGTGCTTATTTTTGCAATCTTCACTATACTTTTCTGTGTATTGGGAATGTCGGGCAACGGCCTTGTGATCTGGTTACTGGGCTCCTCTGTTAAGAGGAACACTTTTGCCATTTATATTATCAACCTCTCTGTTGCAGACTTTGGTTTTCTCACCTTTGAGATGATCATCGAAACCCACTGGCTTTTTACACATTTGTATTGTGACTTTCCCTATGAACTCTTCCAAATGGGCATGCTGTTAATGTACAGTACGGGGCAATTTCTCCTGACAGTCATCAGCATCGACAGGTGTGTTTCAGTCCTTTTCCCAATTTGGTATCGATGCCACCGGCCGGTGCACCTGTTCACGACTGTGTGCGCTGTCATCTGGGCCATTTCCTTCATCCTCTCTTCAATTCATTTCACAATGATAGCAGTTgatggatttggaaacagttATACTCTGATGTATCAGTTCATCATTAATGCTGTGCTTTGCCTCCCACTGATGACCATATCCAGTGTCGCCTTATTTATCAAAATTGGCTTCATATCCAAAAGCCAAAGGCGGAGGAAGCTTTTGACAGCTATTTTGCTCacgcttttcttctttttagtcTTGGCTTTTCCATTAAATGCCTTCTATTTTATCCTGTATGCTTTCAAATACATACACCCCAACCTTGTACATTATGGCTACTTGTGTACCTGCATCAACAGTGGCATTAACCCAGTGATCTATTACCTGGTGGGGAGACAGAGGGGTAAAACCCAGAAAGGCATCAAAGACTTGTTTCAGAAGGTTTTCAAGGAGGAAGAACTATCTACTGATGAATTAGAAACTTCGGAAGGTTCCAAGATCTGA